GCAGAAGCAACTGACTCAGAAACGTCTATTTGCTGGAAGGACTGCCAAAGCAGAGAATTTTCCCATTCGAGCTGTCAGTTCCGATGACCAGATAGCCAGCCGAAATAGCCGGCGATCCCGAGATCGACTGCTTCGCTGGATACTTCCAGACTTCTTTACCATCGCTCAAACTCACGCCATAGACGTTTCGGTCCGCTGAACCGAAGTAGATGTTGTTACCTGCGATCACAGGAGAGGAGTCAACGCGTCCGCGAGTCGCAAACGACCACTTCAGCTCCCCAGTCTTGCGGTCAATGCAATGGACATGTTTATCCCGGCTGCCAATGAGCACCAGTTCATCGGTGATCGCTGGGGAAGAGTGCATTTGCTGTTCGCGTCCGGGAATCGAGAACGTCCAGCCTTCCACGCCGTCCACGATTGGAAGTGCGTGAACGCTTCCGCCATCTGTGCCGAAGTAAAGAATGTCATCTTTCGCAGCAGCAGAGGCGATCAGGAGAGCATCCAACGGCACTTCAGAAACGCTCATCCCCTGCTCAATATCGAAGACTCGAAGAACAGGTTGATCACAACCGGTTGTGAATGTCTTCCCATCATGAATCGTGGGAGTTGCGTTCACAGGTCCTTGTGCTTCAGCTGTCCAGACCTTTTCTCCCGTATCCGCATTCAGGCAATAGAGCAGCCCATCATGTGAGCCGAAAATGACATTGTCGCCGACGACTTGAGCTCCGCCGACGATTTCCGCTTCTGTTTCCA
This DNA window, taken from Thalassoglobus sp. JC818, encodes the following:
- a CDS encoding PQQ-binding-like beta-propeller repeat protein: MRTSSNRLSSISVRTFSACQEIEKHAAIRVSIAVAIIVAVWFGCGLVAQLNADDETASVTQGWTSFRNGHQNLGIADGPLSDELELKWEYTTPDGTASTPVIADGRTYVGTLSGDIHCFELSSGELVWTYRSVDEVADNDIPPGFNAALTLNATTVFGGDDFGTFHAVDRKTGARKWTLETEAEIVGGAQVVGDNVIFGSHDGLLYCLNADTGEKVWTAEAQGPVNATPTIHDGKTFTTGCDQPVLRVFDIEQGMSVSEVPLDALLIASAAAKDDILYFGTDGGSVHALPIVDGVEGWTFSIPGREQQMHSSPAITDELVLIGSRDKHVHCIDRKTGELKWSFATRGRVDSSPVIAGNNIYFGSADRNVYGVSLSDGKEVWKYPAKQSISGSPAISAGYLVIGTDSSNGKILCFGSPSSK